The following proteins are encoded in a genomic region of Magnolia sinica isolate HGM2019 chromosome 1, MsV1, whole genome shotgun sequence:
- the LOC131251093 gene encoding probable purple acid phosphatase 20 — protein MSLRSLFFALVLAAAFLHAVLSYERPLPRETLSLPLKDMDPTSPQQVHVSLVGGDKMRISWITEGESPALIKYGTSSGVHSFSATGTTSTYSYILYKSGQIHDVVTGPLKPNTVYYYQCGSSSAPEFRFKTPPAQLPIKFAVVGDLGQTGWTNSTLQHIDSSNYDVLLLPGDLSYADFNQPLWDSFGRLVEPLASQRPWMVTQGNHEIETIPIVEGHAFKSYNARWRMPFEESGSNSNLYYSFDVAGIHVIMLGSYTDFDTNSHQYKWLKADLAKVDRGRSPWLVALIHAPWYNSNTAHQGEGDSMREAMEDLIYNARVDIVFAGHVHAYERFDRVHGGKADLCGPMHITIGDGGNREGLASKYLDPKPEISIFREASFGHGQFEVANRSHALWTWHRNDDDLSVAADTIWLKSLASEPACQ, from the exons ATGTCTCTTCGGAGCCTCTTTTTTGCATTAGTTTTGGCAGCGGCATTCCTTCATGCCGTGCTTTCTTACGAGCGTCCGTTGCCGCGGGAAACCCTTTCATTGCCGCTTAAAGACATGGATCCCACCTCGCCACAACAG GTTCATGTATCTTTGGTGGGTGGTGACAAGATGAGAATATCGTGGATAACAGAGGGTGAATCTCCGGCACTAATAAAGTATGGTACGTCTAGTGGTGTGCATAGCTTCTCTGCCACAGGGACAACATCAACGTATTCGTATATACTGTACAAGTCGGGACAAATACATGACGTGGTCACAGGTCCTTTGAAGCCGAATACAGTGTACTATTATCAATGTGGGTCATCTTCGGCTCCTGAGTTCAGATTTAAAACACCACCGGCTCAGCTCCCCATCAAATTCGCTGTCGTAG GGGATCTGGGCCAGACCGGGTGGACCAACTCGACCCTCCAGCACATTGACAGCTCAAACTACGACGTCCTTCTCTTGCCTGGGGACTTGTCATACGCCGACTTCAACCAGCCACTTTGGGATTCATTTGGACGGCTGGTGGAACCGCTAGCAAGTCAACGACCCTGGATGGTCACACAAGGCAATCATGAGATCGAGACGATCCCCATTGTCGAAGGACATGCATTCAAGTCGTATAACGCAAGGTGGCGTATGCCATTCGAGGAATCTGGGTCCAACTCAAACCTGTACTACTCTTTCGACGTCGCTGGGATTCATGTGATCATGTTGGGGTCTTACACCGACTTTGATACTAACTCACATCAGTACAAGTGGCTCAAAGCTGACTTGGCTAAGGTGGATAGGGGTAGGAGTCCTTGGCTGGTTGCTCTGATTCATGCACCCTGGTATAATTCCAACACTGCTCATCAAGGGGAAGGGGACAGCATGAGAGAAGCCATGGAAGATTTGATTTATAATGCCCGTGTCGACATCGTCTTTGCAGGGCATGTCCATGCCTATGAACGCTTC GATCGTGTACATGGAGGCAAAGCAGACCTTTGTGGTCCTATGCATATCACCATTGGCGATGGCGGCAACAGAGAAGGCTTAGCCAGCAA GTATCTGGACCCCAAGCCTGAAATATCCATCTTCAGAGAGGCGAGTTTTGGGCACGGTCAGTTTGAGGTGGCTAACAGAAGCCATGCCTTGTGGACTTGGCATAGGAACGACGATGATTTGTCCGTTGCGGCCGACACCATTTGGCTCAAAAGCCTTGCATCCGAGCCTGCTTGTCAGTAG